TTCTCTTGAAAACTATAATACAATACATTTACTCATATCCATCAAATGAAAACTAATTTAATCTCAATTGACCTATCTAGAACTGTAAAAGACCAACAGGACCATAAGAGCCTTCATCAAGAATTCAATGGGGAAGTGGCGAACAACGCTACAGGCCAACCTCAAGCCAAATACACAAATCTCCATCAAGTGCTGCTcggcataggcctgaacccccctCAGCCaaatcattaacaagactggctacagatAACGTCTGAAGCAAAGGAGCAAATGTCAGCGACTTCCtttacatggatgacatcaagctttATGTCATGAGTGAATGACACaccgattcactgatccacactactaGGAtctacagcaatgacaacaGAATGCCATTctggctggagaagtgtagtcggatggtaacaaagacaGGAAATGAACAACATTTTTGACTTAGGAAAAAGTATTAAGAGATGGcgtcattcatttaaaaaaaaaaaaagtatcttcATGTTTATGTCTGATTAGTAAATTAACACAGCTGGTAACACTGCATTTCTTTGTAACTGTCAGACTTTCTCACAGGAATAGAGAGGAAGCCGAGATGTCCCAGTTTTAAATGAATGCAGCTTACGTTTGTGGAACTGTGCGAAGCTGACAGCGTGATATTTGTCTCAAAGCCCCCACATGGGTATGCGTTGTGATCTGTACTTCTCAGGTGATTGATACACAGGGATTTAAGGCTTTATAAGTAAAGTGTAGAAATGATGATGATACGTGTAGTTTCAGACATTTCTGTGCGCAGAAAGGTTTTTGAAAGAGGAAGTTATACGATTCGTGACGCTGAACGTATTTGTTCAGGTTTTGATGTGATATATTTGTTATAAAGACTTACCTGTAGTAAATTTGCTTTGTATCTGTGCGTGGATTGGGCCACGCATTTGTGAGTCCTCAAAAGTTACATATCACTGCACACATGACTACGTGAAAAGACATATTTGCAAGACTTGAAATCCGTTAATCACAAACACTTGTCATGAGTCAGGCTTGTGACCTCTAGTGCTCAAAACAGAAAGCTTATCCTCCCTCTACATCGAAACATTACTTCGGACATATAAGTCCATTTTAGTACAAAGGAAAATAGAAAAgtacaaacaacacaaaaaacaggaTAATCAGTGGAAAAAACACATGTCAGCAATTGTTCCAATGTTTCCAAAAACAAGaagattaatttttttcagAGTAGGCTCAGTTAGAGTCATCGTGACCACAAGTAGGAAAAATACTAGTCAAAAAAAGACTTGGCTGCATAATCCATCTGGTGAGGTCTGGTGTTGTTATAGTTTAGTTAAGTTGGAATATGCTAAGACATGaatcaaggtgtgaaaaaagtattttagtTAACCGAAATCTGAAGCTACTTTTCACTCTTCCCTCGTCACAAAGAGTcaccacagtttttgtttttacacacgGTGAGTTAACTTTGTTAACTAATATTCTCAGACTTTACTTTCCCATGAATTAGTCAGGTATTATATATTaactttacattttattactaTTGTTGGAGGAATGAAATATATGTTTGAGATATTTTTACACCTACAATTGTATGTTTTCCACCATACACTGCTCTTTAAATCAGTTTTCCTTCAGTGAAATAAGAACACTCACACATTTCCCccagaaaaacattttattttataaatcagTGAAAACTTTCAGGACAAACATCATAAACAAAACTGTTTCATGACCAGATCATAACTCATCATTTTCATAAGTGTAGTAAGGAAGTAGGTTAATTCAGGGGGATCATGTAGGTCAACCTTAAGCTTGCTCCGTACCTTGCATCTGAACATCTCCAATCTGAAAGAAAGAtggttttttatatattattacaAGCAAAGTGCTGATGTTTAAACAGCAAATCAGGAAAACCAATAATTAAAATAAGAGGAAATCACCTGAACATGAGCAGGAGCACCGAGCACGTATGTAACAGCATTGGCAACATCTATTGCTTCCAGAGGCTGTCAGAGAAGTTGAACATGATTAATAGCtttaaaaatatctttattttgggccttttcttctttatttttatagaTCAGTAGAGCAGACAGAAAAGCAGGGAAGGAATAACATGCAGAAAGTGGCCCAGGCCAGATCAAACCTGAGCCCCTATAGTGGCCTTTTGGCATATGGGTCGCCTGCTTGACCCAGTGAGCTAGACTGGCATccaaatgaaatacattttatcTGCTCTGCTCCGTATTAGCAGTGCATGAATAGTAGGAATAATAATTTTACCTTATATGCAGAATATGCACCAGATGCTTTATCAGGACTGTTGCTGTAGAGCCGGAGAGCAAATTCTGTCTCCACTAAACCaggagaaatacactgcaaaaaagAGCTGATAATGAAGGATCTTCACAAACTACTACATGTGTGTATCTGAAAACTGTAATATTGGTGTTTCAGGCACTTTTAGATTGGTTACAGTCTTACTGTGGCTCGGATATGGCTGTTTTCTGCACGCAGCTCCTGCCTCAGTCCCTCCGTCAGGGCGGTTACAGCATACTTTGTGGCAGTGTAGAAATGCAGAACAGCTTTGGGAACTACACGATGTCCGCACATGCTGCAACAGATTTATGAGGCATTAACCAGGTGAGCATAAAATAACACTTACTAATCTGGTATTTTTTTGAAGTCATGTCTAAATGATGTAAGAAACTCTGCTGCCCACAAAACTGTATATAAGGTTGCAACAGTTATTTTAtcctgatgttttgcagtttctctttgACTTTGTTAATAGTTAACTGGACCCACAACCAGTCATGGCTGACTCATTCTAccagaagtttcttcctgttaaaaggaagtttttctttCCTACTGTCGCCAAAGTATTTACTCAcagggggtcgtctgattgcCAGGGtttctgtgtattattgtagaatCTTTACTTTACAGTATTAAGCGCCTTGAATTGACTGTTGTCGTGATTTGgttctatataaatataattaaaatgaattgaAATATTCAGTTACTAGACTGATGGTTGCCAGTAGGCCACTTAAGCTAAGGCCCAGCCACTAGGCACTCTCCTTCTGTAAAATGAGACTTTGTGGTACAATGAAGATAATGGtaatagggctgccacaaacgattattttgatagtcgactagtcaccgattatttttgcgattagtcgactaatcagatcatgcatccattggacgtaaaacgtacagcttattgcaccagcatgcatctgctcttatataactatcattagcttacagctttaagtgtttaaagtatgtgctaactaaaaataaagacaagatgatagtttattaaattttaatgaaatttgcagattgtttcggtgaagtttaataaactccttgctatctaaaatgtaacgggacaccggagtataatctcgagcatctcacacttctgataaccagttgtctgcttgacgtttattcagctgtgtaaaaactataactttaatctcaggcaaaccgatttactcaggaacaatgttccctctaagctgcgcacgtgcgcaattgcgcactgctggcacggtctctgcacacagaaaatctgcgttgcacacaaaaaaaaatctaacctgaattgaaattaaaattaaaactttaacagttctgttttgcagtgttagtcagtcagtgactggctgctcccgtatgggattagaacgatgccaccttatcccatagcccagccaataatgcgattcagattcgtatatacgcagccaatcaacgtcgttgacaggctatgacagcgtccttatgtgccgacaccggtgttttagcgagcaaagcggtgtggctgatgtggagtgaagccacgttaacgACAACGTGtccaaccattggagatgtgagcaggacatctgcaatgtttggttttcttcctgaatactatcattgtttatatttactgctggaagaaacggtaaaaacggcgttttataaggaaaaaggctcgaaagcctgtgagcaaaagcAAACCCCCACaaccctctctctttcctattcgtccaaaaaaagtaccatgtcgaccaatcaaaaaatgatatggcaacgtggcatctagttgttaagaaacgggaggaagttttaggagtgacggcggtgttttgagatgtgagagatttgagacgtttagcgcaaatcttgtgtagttagtgtgtagtgtagtcaatagttttgttgtgtgtgtcagaacaatgaggcaactgctgaatgttacaggtgttacaggagtgatacatctgctgttgtcaggcctgaaggtatcaggctgttgttctcctttatctcatagtggacagaaattatgttttggagtggcacaaataatttgtgtggcatcaagtttgatgcagaacagctgattgttctgtaaatagtttgaaatgtttatttaaaaatgcattggctgcatttaaaaaaaaatagctgcaaaaaactttgttgtttcccAAActgagtaacttttttgaagaactatataattaattgcccaacattgggtcattatttactgtattttgcagacagagttacaggactctctcccagaccacagactcagactcataatacaagtcagagctttataaaaaaaaaataaaaataaagaaagttgtgttttcaaaattggagttcaagttatttttacttccaatagtgttaacatactacacaggtcatgaacaagattttttttttttttttacattttcattgtaaatgggctaaagcagtttaaaagtagtctaacataaatgtaaatgccgtaatttgataattttaataaaccatgtaacttggatggattagatgctggcgtgaccacagtgcacacatctgatgtcgctcacagtggtccaagggaccgctcagggagtttgtgtgttcgctcagacacatgaaaaattagagggaacattgctcaggaacaaataaaatactaaaaaaaaaaagccaaacaataacatttttaagttatctaagagacttatgtatgtttaacctgagtagcgaaagacggcggtgggtttgaaaacgatttgccgggagtccggtgttctcagcggctctagtgagccttgcccccggctagctatcgagctagtgggtaacagacgtctccgaaaacttcggagcgcttttgaaaatatgtggtgtcttgataaactgagcagatatttgaggtttacacagctacattctcgcctgaaaatatgttaaacgtttattttgtgacccagaaagaataataagagtaatattaaaactacctagctgccgccattgttgacaactgagctgggctgcgttatgaattctgggacagaactacttcttcttcttcggggtttaacggcagctggcatccttgtacatgcagtgctgccatcttctgtttcagtccgttattacactcttaaatcctactacttattcctgcgtcttttgtgatcttacaaagcttcaaacgacgcgtcgactattaaatcagtcgtcgacgattttgatagtcgacgtaatcgtgactagtcgactaatcgtggcagccctaaatGGTAATAACAATATTACAAGTTTGTGAAAAATTGCACACCTGTTTATGTTTATGATGTGGCCATCGTCAACATTTCTCTCTTTCATTGACTGATAAGCTTCACGTGTGCAGATACTCAGAGCAAGAACGTTCACCTGTAAGTaaccaagaaaataaataaaacgtaAAGAAAATATCTGAAATCAACAAATGTGAATTACTTTTTACAATGCAATGATCTGCAATGCGAAACGTTCTTGCAGATCAAAACAAGTATTTTATTTCTACAATATCTCTGAGCTCTTACATCCATCATGTTCTTCCAGCCGCTGCTTTTGCCATTTAGCAGCGTCTCTGGATGAGCCAAGCCAGCATTGTTGATGCACACGTCCACGCCTTTGTGCTGCTCTTTGATCGCTGCAAACATGGCCAGAATCTCCTCCTCTTTGGTCAAGTCACACTTGAAAGGCACCAAAACACCAGGGTAGCCGGCGCTCTGACACTCTGCTGCCAGTTTCTGAAACCAGAATAGAAAAAGCTGACAGACTTCAGAATcccatttgtgtttttaatgtgtacAAATCTACTATTCAAACATGTATATTAAGTTACTGTAAATACATTGATTTGAGTTTTCAGTTTGCATATCAAAGCTCAGTGACCCATGCGTATCATCCACAAACAGTAGTTTGCCTGTGTTTGGATGTTCTGCCCGTTTTTGAGTTTTGCTTATTTCACTGACCTAATAATCATTTTGTAACAGCAGGCACATGATGATGTGATGATGCCTGCAAAAGCATTTTCTCTGGTTTTGTCTTGAGGTATGATTCAAACAGTTCATGCATTTCatcaatgaaataaaaataagttcAGAAAGTCAAGTTCTTCATTTATTATACGCTAAATGGATGGTTGTGGCTAATCTTTGAAAACAGCATTTTCTATCAAAgctcaaaaaaaccccaaacaaacaaaaaaaacagtgagTACCAAATCGAAAATGCTGACTTGTGTGTTAGGATGGTCTGCCAGCTTAAAGAATAGTTAAACATAGGCAATTCAAGAAAAAGAGGGCAAAAGGCGAATTTCATTGTTGTGTTTAACATTTTGATTTATGAAAACTACAATTCAGATGAGAGTCACGTGTCCAACTTCCTACTTTCTGTGCCATATTAAACTTAACGTTCCGTGCAGTGGCTGTTAACAAAACACTTGTGCAgttaaataataatgtaatatgTGCTGTAACTACATGCTTTCGTCAGTTTATAATAGTTTAATGCTTCCTGCTCGCCCAGCCTCTCTTTTGTAAGTCTgaaagctttatttatttatttgcattacGGCAACTTTAACATAAAAATTTACTCCGTGATAGAGCTAGTTTACATTAAATTACTCTCTGCAGGATCTGAGTTTCCACTTCAGAACAAACCTGTATTTTCCCGAAGTCCCTGGCGCAGCCCATTACTTTCATACCGAGCCGGACCAGTTCCACGGCTATAGTCGCCCCAATCCCGACCGAGGCTCCGGTCACCAGAGCCACTCTGCCCCGCCAGCGCTCCATGACAGCCCGTTAATCTGCTACACGGACGAAAGCACCTCAAGTATGATGCCAGGGAGTCTGAAAAAAACGGACCCCGGAGCTCCAACTGTCTTGTACTCGTGAACACGCGATGCTTTTAAACACATCATATGCTTGTGTGCTGCGTTCAAGTTATCAGCAAACTGTAGGAAAACAGTTGAATCGGTTCTTTTGTTTATTCAAGTAAAAACTATACTATGATATGCTTACTTGCATTCATGAAAATAAAACCTAATTCTATCGCATTTTATGGAGACATATGTCAGAACTCCCTGCACACACAGAATGAGTTAgacctgtttattttttaaatttatgatTCATATACAAGGAATAGACGGGCAAGGACTTAAATATTAAATTGAATGATTTTGTATGGTGTAGAAGTAAATTCATATTTCATTTGATTTACAGGGATGTGTTTATGATGTTTACAGATGTAATTATGTACACATTtccatttatatttaatatttacatgttttggTATTTACACGATTACATGCTTATAATGTTTACATATTCACTTTCAAAACAGTTATGATTTCTTGAATCTAGCTAGTTGGTTTTCCCATATTTATCCAAGTCGAGGACTTTCTAACTTCTGACTAGTTAGAGAAGTCACTCGGTGAATGTTGTGTTAAACAAAGTGTGCAGTTAAGAACGTTATCTGTCTTCATCTTTCTGTTTATAGAACAAACCCTCACATTACACCATTATGCCAGCCGACCCAATGACAGAGGTTATGTCATTGGGTGCTCGGTGCTATAACATCAGTAGAAGACAGCTGCTATGAAAACTGGAGATACAGATGCTACACCACAGTGGGAACAATAGTGAGCAGTATGGATGTAATAAGCCAACCCTGGTAGAAGACAGCAGCAAAACTGAACTAGATGATGTATAGTCACCCTAATGACAGATGCATTTGCTGAACTGAGGATGAACACTGGAACACTGCAAGCCTGTTGCTCTTAACACCATTTACACTAGTAGTATTACTGTAATCATTGAGCATTGAGATGTTAACCTAAAAATGGTATCAATAAGGAATTTCAAAACAATGAGCAGAGAAAAATAGTACAATcaaaaaaggataaaaacaaCAGCGACATCCAGCACATGGTTCGTTACCACTCAGTCAAAGATTCGTTGGAGTCTTAAATTCCACGACTGCTCAGGAGCTCAGCTTCTCTTGATTCCAAACCATGGGTCCTCAGCTGAGCAGCACTACTTCCACCACTGTACCAGCTCCCTCACCTTACCACTTCCAGGGTTGCCCCATCAGCTTGGGGAGGCTCTAGCTTCTTGCCTAGTAATCGTTGCAGTGAGCTGCGTCTGATCAGGTTGGACCCCTCCCCCTCGCCAGCAGCCAGCAGGCAATGGCGGACAACTCCAACTTTAGCTTCTATTTCCAAACTCCATATCCAATCAGACCCACCTCGATTTCCACCCTGTCCACTCTTGGGCTCTTCTGTCCAGTCCCAAGCTCTGCAGAGCCCCAACTCGTGGCCTCTCATATCTGGAGCCCTCTCCTTTCAGTACTCAGCTCATCTCTCCAAATATCTCGGCTCCCCTAGTTCTGCACAGGCCTCCTTAATTAACAAACTCCACACCATAACTGCTAATTGACCCAGGGCAACCCATACCACAGGACTCAAGTTAATTAGACAATCTTGGTTAGGGAAACATGATCAGTCAGAATATTCTcccaaaaacatgaaataattaaaacagtAAGAATTtacaccacaaaacaaaactttaacaaaaatgaaaccaaacCCATGCAACACAATaatttaaaacacaataaaaaataaattaaaaacatgcaaatcaCAGCACATCAGCGATCTGCCTCATAACTTAAAATCAAGGGTGCATGTAGAGAAAGACCCCTGTGGAAGCCAAAATCAGGGAAGGATGTTAGTTGGTTAACTGATGTGCAGAAGGACATCATGAGAGACAGAGCTTGGATGAATGAGAGGTCATCAAGGTGTCTCTAACGGAGGTTCAAAAAACAGTCAAATGGACCACTGAGGAGCTGAAGTGATGTTCAAGGGgaagaaatgtttatttttatctgaaTCATCATTATGGTCAAGATTGAAATCTTAATGCTAAATGAATGTTAAAATACATATGAAACCTGACAGTGTAATAGTAATAACATTGAATTAACATTAATTCAGAGTTTTCTTGTTATAGTTAATCTATTTATAGTTAACCAGGTGACAACAATGATGTTGAAAAGTCATGGATTTATAGTTGACCGGAAATTAAAGCTATTATCAGTTGAACAGTTCCATCACAACCCTCTTAAAGTGGTACATCTCATCTGTCCATGTTGAAAAGTAACTGATCTATGGTTGACTGGAAAATTATATTGAAATGCCATTGATTTATAGTTCAGAAGTCGTGGCTTTTTAGTTGACTGGGAAGTTAAAGTGGTGCATTCCATCTGTCCACTATTGAAAAATCACGGATTTCTGGTGACCTGGAGACAATCCTGTATTAGTCGACATTACTGCACCCCAGAGATCTCTGTGAGTTCATCAGGTAAGCATgtagaaatgtatttttaaccaattatatttcatatatattgTTGAACACTCAGTACAGTGATTCATACTGTAGATGTGTAACTGTGTAACTATGAGACACTTCAGAAATGTCATTAATTGAAGTTACCCGGGAGGAGCGTTATTGCATTATAATTGCATTATGACACAAATCATCAGTGCATGGGTCATTTAGCAAGTTACTAAATCTCTaacaacaacattcaaaataTGTTACTTTAATTATTAggattttatttagtttttttgtgaAAAGCTTCACTGAGCACATCAGACATTCTGTGTATTCTGAGACATTCAATATGTTTAAGTAACTCTGTTAACTAATATTCTCAGGACTTTACTTTCCCATGTATTAGTCAGGTATTATATATTAACTTTACGTTTTATTACTATTGTTGGCAGagtgaaatatatttttgagatcattttaaactgaaaattgAATGTTTTCTACCATAAACTGTTGTTTATATCAGGTTTCCTTCAGTAAAATAAGAACACTCAGCAAGCCCCCCaccatcattttattttatacatcaGTGAAAATTTTCAGTACAAACATCATAAACCAAACTGTTTAGAAATGtagtaaattaaaataaagtaaagtaGGTTCATTCAGGGGGATCATGTAGGTCAACCCTAAGCTTGCTCCGTGCCTTTCATCAGAACATCTCCAATCTGAAAGAAAGATGTTcttatatattattatacacGAAGTGTTGACAATTAAACAGTAGATGAGGAAAAACAATAAGTCAGaataaaaaaagcattaaaattaGAGAAAATCACCTGAACATGAGGAGGAGCTCTGAGCACGTAGGTAACAGCATTGGCAACATCTATTGCTTCCAGAGGCTGTCAGAGAAGTGAAAAATGATTAATAGTTTTATCTGAGTAACCATATCAGCAGTACACGAACAGTACGAATAATAATGTTACCTTATATGCAGAGTATGCACCAGCTGCTTTATCTGGATTGTCTTTGTAGAACCGTGATGCAAATTCAGTCTCCACTAAACCAGGAGAAATgctctgcaaaaaaaaagagtggaTAATGAAGGAATTTCAAGAAGCGCCCTGTGCATATTATAACAGGTAATATTGCTGTCTCAGACACTTTGTGCATGTGTTTCTTAGAAGCTTATATTGGTGTTAAAGGCAGTCTTGGAGCTGGGTGCAGTGTTTTTAAAGCCTTACTGTGGCTCGGATGTGGCTCTTTTCTGCACGCAGCTCCTGTCTCAGGCCCTCCGTCAGGGCGGTTACAGCATACTTTGTGGCGGTGTAGAAATGTAGATCAGGAATGGGAATCACACTATGCCCACACAAGCTGCAACAGAAGACAGTTCAGAAGAAGTCGTAACCTGGTCAGCATTTATCAACATGCACTCATCTGTAGGTTGTTCTTTTAGAGACACGATCTGGAGTTTCTCattggcttttttttaatttccagagAGAAATACCTGGTGCTGACAGGTTTAATCAGCATTgtttgctttcctttttttggtttgAATGCAACAGATAATCATTTGCTCCTTGTAATTGGGATAGAGCCATTGCCATTGTTATTACCTTCTTCCTTGCTTTTTCTATTGTTTGCTGTGAAAACAGTTTTCTGTGTAGTGTTGACAACTTTTATTGGATGCTTCCTAGACTTTCTTAGGTGAACCAGTCATTGCTAACTTATTAGAATTTATAGCACCACTTTGGTTGCCAGGTCACTCTGATAAAATGGGACTTCATGGTAAAATAAACATAATGATGCTAATACTGGACGTTGCTATGTGTCATGGCACTGATAGGGAGCATTGGCGTGTTTGGCTTGAATGTAAGGGAAAGCCCTGCCCTCCAGCTTTAACAAAAGGTCCACTGTGAGGTCCATTGTGTTGTCATAATCAGAGTCTGACTGGTGATTAAAGATTATAAGATATAATCTTTGTTTAATAATTAAACCAATTTCACAAGCATACCCGTCACAAAGCATTAGTAAATAAAACTGCACCTGTTGATGTTTATGATGTGGCCATCATCCACGTTTCTCTCTTTCATTGACTGATAAGCTTCACGGGTGCAGATGCTCAGTGCAAGAACGTTCACCTGTAAGGAGCGAAGCAGAGAAAtaaacagtaaagaaaatgtATCTGGAATCAACACCTCCAAATGGCACATCTACTTATTGCATCTCACCCACAGTGGGTACAAAAATGCATTAAGACCACTGATCGGTGACCACATGCATCATGTTGTTACATTTTAATGGTCTGTTGGGAAAACATTCATGTGAATCttacattcaattcaattttatttgtatagcgccaaatcacaacagcagtcgcctcaaggtgcttctatattgtacagtaggttgtacaataatagatacagagaaaaacccacagAAATCACACTAAAATATTTGTAGACCAAACCAAGATCAGAGCTCTTACATCCATCATGTTCTTCCAGCTGCTGGTTCTGCCATTTAGCAGAGGTTCTGGATGAGATAAGCCAGCATTGTTGATGCACACGTCCACGCCTTTGTGCTGCTCTTTGATCGCTGCAAACATGGCCAGAATCTCCTCCTCTTTGGTCAAGTCACACTTGAAAggaaccaaaacaccaggatgACCGGCGCTCTGACACTCTGCTGCCAGTTTCTGAAAccaagaagaaaaagatgaCAGACTTTAGAatccattttgtgtttttaatgtgtatgaatttgtcattcaaatatttttttgtcacagtcctgggtctgcgacccagtgttttggTTTAAGTTTTATTCCTTGAATTATTGTTCTCTGTTATATTATGTCTATAGTTCATGGTTTCTGTTCTTGTTCTGTGCTTCATGTTTCCTTGTGTGCTTTGTCTGGGCCTTCCCAGTGTGAACATCTCACAATGGGCATATTTCATTGGCCTAATAATCACTATATTACAGCAGAGTATGATTATATGATGATACCCACAAAAGACATTTTATCGTGTGTCTTGAGGTATTCCTCAAACTGTGAACTGAACATTCGGTACACTTTACACAAGTAAATCAAAAGAACTGTACAAAGGCAAATCAATGAGTGTAatgagagtttaaaaaaaatacaggaaaaaagTCGGAAACTTTCCGActtttttcctgtatttttctttctttcttttgcgtAAGTTGTTAACAATAGAGTCACCGAGTTTGATTTACAGAGCTATAATACAGGATGTGCTGGCCAGCCTCTCTATGTTGTGTAAGTCTGACAAAGCTG
The window above is part of the Pelmatolapia mariae isolate MD_Pm_ZW linkage group LG14, Pm_UMD_F_2, whole genome shotgun sequence genome. Proteins encoded here:
- the LOC134641267 gene encoding dehydrogenase/reductase SDR family member 11-like, with translation MERWRGRVALVTGASVGIGATIAVELVRLGMKVMGCARDFGKIQKLAAECQSAGYPGVLVPFKCDLTKEEEILAMFAAIKEQHKGVDVCINNAGLAHPETLLNGKSSGWKNMMDVNVLALSICTREAYQSMKERNVDDGHIININSMCGHRVVPKAVLHFYTATKYAVTALTEGLRQELRAENSHIRATCISPGLVETEFALRLYSNSPDKASGAYSAYKPLEAIDVANAVTYVLGAPAHVQIGDVQMQGTEQA